From the genome of Penaeus chinensis breed Huanghai No. 1 chromosome 8, ASM1920278v2, whole genome shotgun sequence, one region includes:
- the LOC125028064 gene encoding uncharacterized protein LOC125028064 isoform X1, which yields MDRLLIFSIWTALLSLATCTDLAAVYQYSLLHIRDADKVVPTSPIPWENVTLQLPQDLCYPVGVAHDPKNNRLFVSDAIQCHAHIVSVSLDEEHEIHSVVEGDGVVVVEGLSYDARRDQLYWTDTTAHNIYKTYVPEDLDDDLPPEPKPVHDFGSIVKPRGIAVDYCNEIMYWAERGESGEVPSSIKMCDLEGTKHTIVHQAKEGQDVFYQDLTYDAESGRIIWAETTTDSHENSSCKIISSGESGERVLVSREHCYPFSLTTDGSYVYWSDFSQNGIMRVSLSDPEDVVRLVHTPEFEGNHGTYYGAYGIVALNGPGGDSIEDFCKERMKPKLQKEEPSDLKEDTKPAVAAVMDEALVDETDQATTKVAYHVEVQGGETTVLPDVEILNADEEKHFEESQHLTQISHADPSDDAKTEPEITENEYINSNSPLVLKTEDSTVYSQSSEQKSPTDYLRAQVYSEKQLYIIVIVILAVCCTLFFCTTLGLSVKILFLRRTDLPKGELPTTVPTKGTPAKKPRQPKRFGPPKKAGFTAVSTCSRQADDGVHINIEDCCQMTLCETPCYTTVKKEGKGYKAGKEDKKSLLENYNF from the exons ACCTTGCTGCAGTATACCAGTACAGTCTCCTTCACATTCGGGATGCTGACAAGGTCGTTCCTACCTCACCAATTCCATGGGAAAATGTGACGCTGCAGCTTCCCCAAGATCTCTGCTACCCTGTGGGAGTAGCTCATGACCCTAAGAACAACAGGCTTTTCGTGTCAGATGCCATCCAGTGCCACGCGCATATTGTATCAGTTTCCCTTGATGAGGAACATGAAATACATTCAGTTGTTGAAG GAGACGGTGTCGTTGTGGTTGAAGGATTATCATACGACGCAAGAAGAGATCAACTCTACTGGACAGATACCACTGCTCATAACATCTACAAGACCTATGTCCCAGAGGATCTTGATGACGACTTACCACCAGAGCCTAAACCAGTTCATGATTTTGGGAGCATAGTCAAGCCACGAGGAATTGCAGTGGATTACTGCAATGA AATAATGTATTGGGCTGAGCGTGGAGAGTCCGGAGAAGTGCCAAGTAGTATAAAGATGTGTGATCTTGAAGGTACAAAGCACACCATTGTTCACCAAGCAAAAGAAGGTCAAGATGTGTTCTATCAG GACCTGACGTATGATGCTGAAAGTGGGCGGATCATCTGGGCAGAAACAACGACAGACTCACATGAAAACAGCAGCTGCAAAATTATCAGTTCTGGAGAGTCAGGGGAAAGAGTTCTGGTCAGCAGGGAACACTGCTATCCCTTTTCCTTAACCACAGATGGCAGCTATGTTTACTGGTCTGACTTTAGCCAAAATGGCATCATGAGGGTTAGCTTGAGTGACCCAGAAGATGTGGTTAGGCTGGTTCATACTCCTGAATTTGAAGGTAACCATGGGACGTATTATGGCGCATATGGTATTGTTGCTTTGAATGGGCCTGGTGGAGACTCCATCGAGGATTTTTGCAAGGAAAGAATGAAACCCAAGTTACAGAAGGAAGAACCAAGTGATCTAAAGGAAGACACAAAGCCTGCAGTTGCAGCTGTAATGGATGAGGCCTTGGTTGATGAAACTGATCAAGCAACTACCAAAGTGGCTTATCATGTAGAAGTACAAGGAGGCGAAACTACAGTGCTACCTGATGTAGAAATACTTAATGCAGATGAAGAAAAACATTTTGAAGAGTCACAGCATCTCACACAAATTTCACATGCAGACCCAAGTGATGATGCTAAAACAGAACCTGAAATTACAGAAAACGAATATATTAATTCTAATTCTCCACTTGTACTGAAAACAGAAGACTCTACAGTTTATTCTCAAAGTTCTGAACAAAAATCACCGACTGATTATTTGAGAGCTCAAGT GTACAGTGAAAAACAACTTTACATCATTGTGATTGTAATATTGGCAGTGTGTTGTACATTATTTTTCTGCACAACGCTAGGCCTGAGTGTGAAGATACTGTTTCTCAGGAGAACAGATTTGCCAAAAGGAGAATTGCCAACTACAGTTCCAACTAAAG GAACCCCGGCAAAGAAACCTCGTCAGCCAAAGAGGTTTGGCCCTCCCAAAAAGGCCGGCTTCACAGCAGTCTCAACTTGCTCAAGACAGGCCGATGATGGTGTTCACATCAACATTGAAGACTGTTGTCAAATGACACTGTGCGAAACG CCTTGTTATACAACtgtcaagaaagaaggaaaagggtataAAGCTggtaaagaagacaagaaaagttTGCTTGAAAATTACAACTTCTGA
- the LOC125028066 gene encoding transmembrane protein 258-like: MVGIESMSRYVSPVNPAIYPHLTLVLMSIGIFFTAWFFVYEVTSTKLTRDFFKECLIALVASVFMGFGILFLLLWVGIYV; encoded by the exons ATG GTTGGTATCGAGTCTATGTCAAGGTATGTCTCCCCGGTGAATCCCGCCATCTACCCACACTTGACGTTAGTTCTCATGAGCATTGGGATATTCTTCACAGCATGGTTCTTTGTGTATGAAGTCACCTCCACAAAGCTCACAAGAGACTTCTTCAAG GAGTGCCTCATTGCCCTTGTTGCTTCTGTGTTTATGGGATTCGGCATCTTGTTCCTACTTCTATGGGTAGGGATATACGTTTGA
- the LOC125028064 gene encoding uncharacterized protein LOC125028064 isoform X2, which yields MRQPIGPTLFLTVLSLATATDLAAVYQYSLLHIRDADKVVPTSPIPWENVTLQLPQDLCYPVGVAHDPKNNRLFVSDAIQCHAHIVSVSLDEEHEIHSVVEGDGVVVVEGLSYDARRDQLYWTDTTAHNIYKTYVPEDLDDDLPPEPKPVHDFGSIVKPRGIAVDYCNEIMYWAERGESGEVPSSIKMCDLEGTKHTIVHQAKEGQDVFYQDLTYDAESGRIIWAETTTDSHENSSCKIISSGESGERVLVSREHCYPFSLTTDGSYVYWSDFSQNGIMRVSLSDPEDVVRLVHTPEFEGNHGTYYGAYGIVALNGPGGDSIEDFCKERMKPKLQKEEPSDLKEDTKPAVAAVMDEALVDETDQATTKVAYHVEVQGGETTVLPDVEILNADEEKHFEESQHLTQISHADPSDDAKTEPEITENEYINSNSPLVLKTEDSTVYSQSSEQKSPTDYLRAQVYSEKQLYIIVIVILAVCCTLFFCTTLGLSVKILFLRRTDLPKGELPTTVPTKGTPAKKPRQPKRFGPPKKAGFTAVSTCSRQADDGVHINIEDCCQMTLCETPCYTTVKKEGKGYKAGKEDKKSLLENYNF from the exons ACCTTGCTGCAGTATACCAGTACAGTCTCCTTCACATTCGGGATGCTGACAAGGTCGTTCCTACCTCACCAATTCCATGGGAAAATGTGACGCTGCAGCTTCCCCAAGATCTCTGCTACCCTGTGGGAGTAGCTCATGACCCTAAGAACAACAGGCTTTTCGTGTCAGATGCCATCCAGTGCCACGCGCATATTGTATCAGTTTCCCTTGATGAGGAACATGAAATACATTCAGTTGTTGAAG GAGACGGTGTCGTTGTGGTTGAAGGATTATCATACGACGCAAGAAGAGATCAACTCTACTGGACAGATACCACTGCTCATAACATCTACAAGACCTATGTCCCAGAGGATCTTGATGACGACTTACCACCAGAGCCTAAACCAGTTCATGATTTTGGGAGCATAGTCAAGCCACGAGGAATTGCAGTGGATTACTGCAATGA AATAATGTATTGGGCTGAGCGTGGAGAGTCCGGAGAAGTGCCAAGTAGTATAAAGATGTGTGATCTTGAAGGTACAAAGCACACCATTGTTCACCAAGCAAAAGAAGGTCAAGATGTGTTCTATCAG GACCTGACGTATGATGCTGAAAGTGGGCGGATCATCTGGGCAGAAACAACGACAGACTCACATGAAAACAGCAGCTGCAAAATTATCAGTTCTGGAGAGTCAGGGGAAAGAGTTCTGGTCAGCAGGGAACACTGCTATCCCTTTTCCTTAACCACAGATGGCAGCTATGTTTACTGGTCTGACTTTAGCCAAAATGGCATCATGAGGGTTAGCTTGAGTGACCCAGAAGATGTGGTTAGGCTGGTTCATACTCCTGAATTTGAAGGTAACCATGGGACGTATTATGGCGCATATGGTATTGTTGCTTTGAATGGGCCTGGTGGAGACTCCATCGAGGATTTTTGCAAGGAAAGAATGAAACCCAAGTTACAGAAGGAAGAACCAAGTGATCTAAAGGAAGACACAAAGCCTGCAGTTGCAGCTGTAATGGATGAGGCCTTGGTTGATGAAACTGATCAAGCAACTACCAAAGTGGCTTATCATGTAGAAGTACAAGGAGGCGAAACTACAGTGCTACCTGATGTAGAAATACTTAATGCAGATGAAGAAAAACATTTTGAAGAGTCACAGCATCTCACACAAATTTCACATGCAGACCCAAGTGATGATGCTAAAACAGAACCTGAAATTACAGAAAACGAATATATTAATTCTAATTCTCCACTTGTACTGAAAACAGAAGACTCTACAGTTTATTCTCAAAGTTCTGAACAAAAATCACCGACTGATTATTTGAGAGCTCAAGT GTACAGTGAAAAACAACTTTACATCATTGTGATTGTAATATTGGCAGTGTGTTGTACATTATTTTTCTGCACAACGCTAGGCCTGAGTGTGAAGATACTGTTTCTCAGGAGAACAGATTTGCCAAAAGGAGAATTGCCAACTACAGTTCCAACTAAAG GAACCCCGGCAAAGAAACCTCGTCAGCCAAAGAGGTTTGGCCCTCCCAAAAAGGCCGGCTTCACAGCAGTCTCAACTTGCTCAAGACAGGCCGATGATGGTGTTCACATCAACATTGAAGACTGTTGTCAAATGACACTGTGCGAAACG CCTTGTTATACAACtgtcaagaaagaaggaaaagggtataAAGCTggtaaagaagacaagaaaagttTGCTTGAAAATTACAACTTCTGA